The Cellulomonas sp. S1-8 genome has a window encoding:
- a CDS encoding PP2C family protein-serine/threonine phosphatase gives MVAGVRLRSAVATDQAARETNEDTAWAQDGLFVVADGMGGHEAGEVASRLAVDVVSTLAGVAPSLEDVTRVVQDAHRRVRELPVEGERRPGTTLTGVVVTEHAGVACWLVLNVGDSRTYRMVGGMLEQLTRDHSEVAELVEQGLVAVEDAPRHPRRHVVTRVLGGGASWVDPDLRMFPVSVGDRMVVCSDGLTDVLPDGRVQAVLRAERHPRAAADRLVREALAAGAQDNVTVVVVDAVAVTPIAGAGGRADVAR, from the coding sequence ATGGTCGCAGGCGTTCGGCTCCGGTCCGCCGTCGCCACGGACCAGGCGGCGCGCGAGACCAACGAGGACACGGCGTGGGCGCAGGACGGGCTGTTCGTCGTCGCCGACGGCATGGGCGGGCACGAGGCCGGCGAGGTCGCGTCGCGGCTCGCGGTCGACGTCGTCAGCACCCTGGCCGGGGTGGCCCCCTCGCTCGAGGACGTGACGCGCGTCGTGCAGGACGCGCACCGGCGGGTCCGCGAGCTGCCGGTCGAGGGGGAGCGGCGCCCCGGGACCACGCTCACGGGGGTGGTCGTGACCGAGCACGCGGGCGTGGCGTGCTGGCTCGTCCTCAACGTCGGCGACTCGCGCACGTACCGCATGGTCGGGGGCATGCTCGAGCAGCTCACCCGGGACCACTCCGAGGTGGCCGAGCTGGTGGAGCAGGGACTGGTGGCCGTGGAGGACGCACCGCGGCACCCCCGCCGGCACGTCGTGACGCGGGTGCTCGGCGGCGGGGCGTCGTGGGTCGACCCCGACCTGCGGATGTTCCCCGTGAGCGTGGGGGACCGGATGGTCGTGTGCTCCGACGGCCTGACGGACGTGCTGCCCGACGGTCGCGTCCAGGCGGTGCTCCGCGCCGAGCGGCACCCCCGCGCGGCGGCCGACCGCCTGGTCCGGGAGGCGCTGGCGGCGGGTGCGCAGGACAACGTGACGGTCGTCGTGGTGGACGCGGTCGCCGTCACCCCGATCGCAGGCGCGGGCGGGCGCGCCGACGTGGCACGATGA
- a CDS encoding polyprenyl synthetase family protein, which translates to MTTALALPLHDAALAERLTGRLLIVEELLRDAVTYADPIAHDASSHLVNAGGKRLRPLLTLLTAELGDGGRREVVDAATVVELTHLATLYHDDVMDSAPLRRGAPSAHEVWGNSVAILTGDLLFARASSIVSGLGPEAVRIQAQTFERLCLGQLHETVGPRPDEDPVAHYLQVLSDKTASLIATSARFGAMMAGCRPAEVRTVTQFGETIGVAFQLADDVIDLTSDGTTLGKTPGTDLREGVPTLPALLLRSRAATTPVGSTDRAAVALLDSDLSDDADLAAAVAVLREHEVVALTRRRAVDLARQAVSELGPLPSGPVKDALVAFADALVDRAS; encoded by the coding sequence GTGACGACCGCACTCGCCCTCCCGCTCCACGACGCCGCGCTCGCCGAGCGACTGACGGGACGGCTCCTGATCGTCGAGGAGCTGCTGCGCGACGCCGTCACGTACGCCGACCCGATCGCGCACGACGCGTCGAGCCACCTGGTCAACGCGGGGGGCAAGCGGCTGCGCCCGCTCCTGACCCTGCTGACGGCCGAGCTCGGGGACGGCGGCCGGCGCGAGGTGGTCGACGCGGCCACCGTCGTCGAGCTGACGCACCTCGCGACGCTGTACCACGACGACGTCATGGACTCCGCGCCGCTGCGCCGCGGTGCACCCTCCGCGCACGAGGTGTGGGGCAACTCGGTGGCGATCCTCACCGGTGACCTGCTGTTCGCGCGGGCGTCGTCGATCGTCTCCGGGCTGGGGCCGGAGGCCGTGCGCATCCAGGCCCAGACGTTCGAGCGGCTGTGCCTCGGCCAGCTGCACGAGACGGTCGGTCCGCGGCCCGACGAGGACCCCGTCGCGCACTACCTGCAGGTGCTGTCCGACAAGACGGCGTCGCTCATCGCGACCTCGGCGCGGTTCGGCGCCATGATGGCCGGCTGCCGACCCGCCGAGGTGCGCACCGTCACCCAGTTCGGCGAGACCATCGGGGTCGCCTTCCAGCTCGCCGACGACGTCATCGACCTCACCTCCGACGGGACGACGCTGGGCAAGACGCCCGGCACCGACCTGCGCGAGGGCGTCCCGACGCTGCCCGCGCTGCTGCTGCGCTCCCGTGCGGCGACGACGCCCGTGGGCTCGACCGACCGCGCCGCCGTCGCGCTGCTCGACTCCGACCTGTCGGACGACGCCGACCTGGCCGCCGCGGTCGCGGTGCTCCGCGAGCACGAGGTCGTCGCGCTCACGCGCCGGCGCGCCGTGGACCTCGCACGGCAGGCCGTCTCCGAGCTCGGCCCGCTGCCGTCCGGCCCGGTGAAGGACGCCCTCGTGGCGTTCGCCGACGCGCTGGTCGACCGGGCCTCGTGA